One window of Parambassis ranga chromosome 3, fParRan2.1, whole genome shotgun sequence genomic DNA carries:
- the dhx38 gene encoding pre-mRNA-splicing factor ATP-dependent RNA helicase PRP16 isoform X2 — protein MDDDVSMHRLEGSDSSAQVGGLIVKKKSAAAEPHVFRAPTPRTSLLGLDLLAAQKRKEREAKEQESGDDRNRKKSKVSSYKDWEEGKSDSGSDEEDDDKNSSSKKERKYRVTGSETPSNPGGVSEEFKRRHQQREKDRREHGVYASSKEDKSRERERERSRDKGRERHSERDEREGSRSSRSERSERSERSQRDGWSERISRGSKRDEPATPQHRPRDSFTPSRSNWEEDDSGYASSRRSQWESPSPTPSRRESERSERSHRSGRESERKDRSVRSGRYPDDTPLPTPSYKYNEWANDRKHLGSTPRLSQGKGRREDGEGFTFDDEDEKEQWEEDQKQADRDWYMMDEGYDEFHNPFTSTSDEYVKKREQILQKQTQKRISAQKRQINEDNERWETNRMLTSGVVQRLEVDEDFEEDNAAKVHLLVHNLVPPFLDGRIVFTKQPEPVIPVKDATSDMAIISRKGSQLVRKHREQKERKKAQHKHWELAGTKLGDIIGIKKTEDEDMSGGKPVGEDGKVDYRAEQKFADHMKEKSEANSDFAKKKSILEQRQYLPIFAVRQQLLNIIRDNSIVIVVGETGSGKTTQLTQYLHEDGYTSYGMVGCTQPRRVAAMSVAKRVSEEIGTNLGEEVGYAIRFEDCTSENTMIKYMTDGILLRESLRESDLDHYSAVIMDEAHERSLNTDVLFGLLREVVSRRTDLKLIVTSATMDSDKFAAFFGNVPIFHIPGRTFPVDILFSKTPQEDYVEAAVKQALQIHLSGMMGDILIFMPGQEDIEVTSDQIVERLEALENAPALAVLPIYSQLPSDLQAKIFQKAPDGVRKCIVATNIAETSLTVDGIMFVVDAGYCKLKVFNPRIGMDALQVYPISQANANQRAGRAGRTGPGQCYRLYTQSAYKNEMLTTTIPEIQRTNLANVVLLLKSLGVQDLLLFHFMDPPPEDNMLNSMYQLWILGALDNTGALTPTGRMMVEFPLDPALSKMLIVSCDMACSAEILIIVSMLSVPAIFYRPKGREEESDQVREKFSVPESDHLTYLNVYTQWKNNNYSSIWCNDHFIHTKAMRKVREVRSQLKDIMVQQRMNLVSCGSDWDIIRKCICAAYFHQAAKLKGIGEYVNVRTGMPCHLHPTSSLFGMGYTPDYIIYHELVMTTKEYMQCVTAVDGEWLAELGPMFYSIKHAGKSRQENRRRAKEELTNMEEEMALAEEQLRARREEQEKKNNIGSVKAVKICTPGRREQAPMTPRHTPARFGL, from the exons ATGGATGATGATGTCTCCATGCATAGGTTGGAAGGGAGTGATTCATCTGCTCAAGTCGGGGGGCTAatagtaaagaaaaaaagtgctgctgctgagccccATGTTTTTCGAGCACCTACTCCACGCACATCTTTGCTTGGCTTGGATCTGCTGGCAGCCCAGAAAAGGAAGGAGCGTGAGGCTAAGGAACAGGAGTCTGGCGATGACAGAAATAGAAAGAAGTCAAAAGTTTCCTCATACAAGGATTGGGAGGAAGGTAAAAGCGACTCTGGATCTGACGAAGAAGATGATGACAAGAATAGCAGTTCTAAGAAGGAGAG GAAGTATCGTGTGACTGGTTCTGAAACACCCTCCAATCCTGGAGGAGTCAGTGAAGAATTCAAGCGCAGACACCAGCAGCGAGAGAAGGACCGCCGTGAGCACGGAGTCTACGCATCTTCCAAAGAAGAcaaaagcagagaaagagaaagagaaaggagcaGAGATAAGGGCAGAGAGCGACACAGTGAAAGAG ATGAAAGAGAGGGCAGTCGCAGCAGCCGATCAGAACGCTCAGAGCGGAGtgagcggtcacagagagatggGTGGTCAGAGCGcatcagccgagggagcaagaGAGATGAACCTGCGACACCACAGCATCGTCCCAGAg ATTCCTTCACACCTTCACGCTCTAACTGGGAGGAGGATGACAGTGGTTATGCCAGTTCAAGACGCTCTCAGTGGGAGTCTCCGTCCCCAACACCGTCTCGCAGAGAGTCAGAGCGCTCAGAAAGAAGCCATCGCTCTGGccgagagagtgagagaaaagacAG GTCAGTCAGGTCAGGTCGTTACCCTGACGATACACCCCTGCCTACCCCATCTTACAAGTACAATGAGTGGGCCAATGACCGAAAACATTTGGGCTCTACCCCCAGGCTATCACAAGGGAAAG GTAGAAGAGAAGATGGTGAAGGATTTACGtttgatgatgaggatgagaaAGAGCAGTGGGAGGAGGACCAGAAG CAAGCTGACAGAGATTGGTACATGATGGACGAAGGCTACGATGAGTTCCACAACCCTTTCACCTCCACTTCTGATGAATATGTAAAGAAGAGAGAGCAGATCCTTCAGAAGCAGACTCAAAAAAGAATATCCGCCCAGAAGCGACAGATCAATGAG gaTAATGAGCGGTGGGAGACTAACCGCATGCTCACCAGTGGTGTGGTGCAAAGATTGGAGGTGGATGAAGACTTTGAGGAGGACAATGCTGCTAAGGTTCACCTGCTAGTTCATAACCTTGTCCCTCCCTTCCTGGATGGAAGAATAGTCTTCACCAAGCAG CCAGAACCTGTCATCCCTGTTAAAGATGCTACATCTGACATGGCTATCATCTCTCGAAAGGGCAGCCAGCTCGTTCGTAAGCATCGTGAGCAGAAAGAACGCAAAAAG GCACAGCACAAACACTGGGAATTGGCAGGCACCAAGTTGGGGGACATCATAGGTATCAAGAAGACAGAGGATGAAGATATGTCTGGAGGCAAACCAGTAGGAGAGGATGGCAAAGTAGACTACAG AGCAGAGCAAAAATTTGCAGACCACATGAAAGAGAAGAGTGAGGCAAACAGTGACTTTGCTAAGAAGAAGAGCATCCTGGAGCAGAGACAGTACCTGCCTATTTTTGCTGTTAGACAGCAACTTCTCAACATTATAAG GGACAACAGTATAGTGATTGTTGTTGGGGAGACAGGGAGTGGGAAGACCACCCAGCTGACCCAGTACCTGCACGAGGATGGTTACACCAGCTATGGCATGGTGGGTTGCACTCAGCCCCGAAGAGTGGCAGCCATGAGTGTGGCCAAGAGAGTCAGCGAGGAGATTGGCACCAACCTCGGAGAGGAG GTGGGCTATGCAATCCGCTTTGAGGACTGCACTTCTGAGAACACAATGATAAAGTACATGACAGATGGAATCCTGCTGAGGGAGTCACTGAGAGAGTCAGACTTGGACCACTACAGCGCTGTGATAATGGACGAAGCTCACGAACGATCCCTGAATACAGATGTGCTATTTGGCCTGCTTCGTGAG GTGGTCTCTCGGCGCACTGATTTGAAACTCATAGTCACTTCTGCAACTATGGACTCGGACAAATTTGCAGCATTTTTTGGCAACGTACCCATATTTCATATTCCAGGAAGAACTTTTCCTGTGGACATCTTGTTTAGTAAG ACACCTCAGGAGGACTATGTGGAGGCAGCTGTGAAGCAGGCGCTGCAGATCCACCTCAGTGGAATGATGGGAGACATCCTCATCTTTATGCCAGGGCAAGAGGACATCGAG gtgaCCTCTGATCAGATCGTGGAGCGACTGGAAGCGCTGGAGAATGCTCCTGCTCTTGCTGTGCTGCCCATTTACTCGCAGCTTCCATCTGACCTGCAGGCCAAAATCTTTCAGAAG GCTCCTGATGGTGTAAGAAAATGCATTGTTGCTACAAACATTGCTGAAACCTCCCTCACAGTGGATGGCATTATGTTTGTCGTGGATGCAGGATATTGCAAACTCAAG GTTTTCAATCCTCGCATTGGAATGGATGCTCTCCAAGTATATCCCATTAGCCAGGCTAATGCCAACCAACGTGCTGGTCGAGCCGGACGTACAGGACCAGGGCAGTGTTACAG GCTGTACACTCAGAGTGCTTACAAGAATGagatgctgacaaccaccatacCAGAAATCCAGAGGACCAACCTGGCCAATGTAGTTCTTCTATTGAAGTCTTTGGGGGTTCAGGACTTGCTCCTTTTTCATTTCATGGATCCACCACCTGAGGACAACATGCTCAATTCTATGTACCAACTGTGGATCCTGGGAGCTCTGGACAACACAG gaGCATTGACACCAACAGGACGTATGATGGTAGAGTTTCCACTCGACCCTGCACTGTCCAAGATGCTGATTGTGTCTTGTGACATGGCCTGCAGTGCTGAGATCCTCATCATTGTGTCCATGTTGTCTGTGCCAGCCATCTTCTACAGACCTAAG GGTCGTGAGGAAGAAAGTGACCAGGTGAGGGAGAAGTTTTCAGTCCCAGAGAGTGACCATCTCACTTACCTCAACGTCTACACACAGTGGAAGAACAACAATTACTCGAGCATCTGGTGTAACGACCACTTTATCCACACCAAGGCCATGCGCAAG GTGCGTGAGGTGCGCTCCCAGTTAAAGGACATCATGGTGCAACAGAGGATGAACCTGGTTTCCTGCGGCTCAGACTGGGACATCATCAGAAAGTGCATCTGCGCCGCTTACTTCCACCAGGCTGCGAAGCTCAAG GGCATTGGTGAATATGTGAATGTGAGGACAGGCATGCCATGTCACCTCCATCCTACCAGCTCTCTCTTTGGAATGGGCTACACACCAGACTACATCATCTACCATGAGCTAGTCATGACCACAAAG GAGTACATGCAGTGTGTGACGGCAGTGGACGGGGAGTGGCTGGCAGAACTTGGGCCCATGTTTTACAGCATTAAACACGCCGGAAAAAGCAGACAG GAAAACCGTCGGCGGGCAAAAGAGGAACTCAccaacatggaggaggagatggcaCTGGCTGAAGAGCAGCTGCGAGCACGTCGAGAAgagcaagagaagaagaacaacatTGGCAGTGTTAA GGCGGTGAAAATCTGCACACCAGGACGAAGAGAACAGGCCCCCAtgacacccagacacacacctgcccGCTTTGGACTGTAA
- the dhx38 gene encoding pre-mRNA-splicing factor ATP-dependent RNA helicase PRP16 isoform X1 translates to MDDDVSMHRLEGSDSSAQVGGLIVKKKSAAAEPHVFRAPTPRTSLLGLDLLAAQKRKEREAKEQESGDDRNRKKSKVSSYKDWEEGKSDSGSDEEDDDKNSSSKKESRKYRVTGSETPSNPGGVSEEFKRRHQQREKDRREHGVYASSKEDKSRERERERSRDKGRERHSERDEREGSRSSRSERSERSERSQRDGWSERISRGSKRDEPATPQHRPRDSFTPSRSNWEEDDSGYASSRRSQWESPSPTPSRRESERSERSHRSGRESERKDRSVRSGRYPDDTPLPTPSYKYNEWANDRKHLGSTPRLSQGKGRREDGEGFTFDDEDEKEQWEEDQKQADRDWYMMDEGYDEFHNPFTSTSDEYVKKREQILQKQTQKRISAQKRQINEDNERWETNRMLTSGVVQRLEVDEDFEEDNAAKVHLLVHNLVPPFLDGRIVFTKQPEPVIPVKDATSDMAIISRKGSQLVRKHREQKERKKAQHKHWELAGTKLGDIIGIKKTEDEDMSGGKPVGEDGKVDYRAEQKFADHMKEKSEANSDFAKKKSILEQRQYLPIFAVRQQLLNIIRDNSIVIVVGETGSGKTTQLTQYLHEDGYTSYGMVGCTQPRRVAAMSVAKRVSEEIGTNLGEEVGYAIRFEDCTSENTMIKYMTDGILLRESLRESDLDHYSAVIMDEAHERSLNTDVLFGLLREVVSRRTDLKLIVTSATMDSDKFAAFFGNVPIFHIPGRTFPVDILFSKTPQEDYVEAAVKQALQIHLSGMMGDILIFMPGQEDIEVTSDQIVERLEALENAPALAVLPIYSQLPSDLQAKIFQKAPDGVRKCIVATNIAETSLTVDGIMFVVDAGYCKLKVFNPRIGMDALQVYPISQANANQRAGRAGRTGPGQCYRLYTQSAYKNEMLTTTIPEIQRTNLANVVLLLKSLGVQDLLLFHFMDPPPEDNMLNSMYQLWILGALDNTGALTPTGRMMVEFPLDPALSKMLIVSCDMACSAEILIIVSMLSVPAIFYRPKGREEESDQVREKFSVPESDHLTYLNVYTQWKNNNYSSIWCNDHFIHTKAMRKVREVRSQLKDIMVQQRMNLVSCGSDWDIIRKCICAAYFHQAAKLKGIGEYVNVRTGMPCHLHPTSSLFGMGYTPDYIIYHELVMTTKEYMQCVTAVDGEWLAELGPMFYSIKHAGKSRQENRRRAKEELTNMEEEMALAEEQLRARREEQEKKNNIGSVKAVKICTPGRREQAPMTPRHTPARFGL, encoded by the exons ATGGATGATGATGTCTCCATGCATAGGTTGGAAGGGAGTGATTCATCTGCTCAAGTCGGGGGGCTAatagtaaagaaaaaaagtgctgctgctgagccccATGTTTTTCGAGCACCTACTCCACGCACATCTTTGCTTGGCTTGGATCTGCTGGCAGCCCAGAAAAGGAAGGAGCGTGAGGCTAAGGAACAGGAGTCTGGCGATGACAGAAATAGAAAGAAGTCAAAAGTTTCCTCATACAAGGATTGGGAGGAAGGTAAAAGCGACTCTGGATCTGACGAAGAAGATGATGACAAGAATAGCAGTTCTAAGAAGGAGAG CAGGAAGTATCGTGTGACTGGTTCTGAAACACCCTCCAATCCTGGAGGAGTCAGTGAAGAATTCAAGCGCAGACACCAGCAGCGAGAGAAGGACCGCCGTGAGCACGGAGTCTACGCATCTTCCAAAGAAGAcaaaagcagagaaagagaaagagaaaggagcaGAGATAAGGGCAGAGAGCGACACAGTGAAAGAG ATGAAAGAGAGGGCAGTCGCAGCAGCCGATCAGAACGCTCAGAGCGGAGtgagcggtcacagagagatggGTGGTCAGAGCGcatcagccgagggagcaagaGAGATGAACCTGCGACACCACAGCATCGTCCCAGAg ATTCCTTCACACCTTCACGCTCTAACTGGGAGGAGGATGACAGTGGTTATGCCAGTTCAAGACGCTCTCAGTGGGAGTCTCCGTCCCCAACACCGTCTCGCAGAGAGTCAGAGCGCTCAGAAAGAAGCCATCGCTCTGGccgagagagtgagagaaaagacAG GTCAGTCAGGTCAGGTCGTTACCCTGACGATACACCCCTGCCTACCCCATCTTACAAGTACAATGAGTGGGCCAATGACCGAAAACATTTGGGCTCTACCCCCAGGCTATCACAAGGGAAAG GTAGAAGAGAAGATGGTGAAGGATTTACGtttgatgatgaggatgagaaAGAGCAGTGGGAGGAGGACCAGAAG CAAGCTGACAGAGATTGGTACATGATGGACGAAGGCTACGATGAGTTCCACAACCCTTTCACCTCCACTTCTGATGAATATGTAAAGAAGAGAGAGCAGATCCTTCAGAAGCAGACTCAAAAAAGAATATCCGCCCAGAAGCGACAGATCAATGAG gaTAATGAGCGGTGGGAGACTAACCGCATGCTCACCAGTGGTGTGGTGCAAAGATTGGAGGTGGATGAAGACTTTGAGGAGGACAATGCTGCTAAGGTTCACCTGCTAGTTCATAACCTTGTCCCTCCCTTCCTGGATGGAAGAATAGTCTTCACCAAGCAG CCAGAACCTGTCATCCCTGTTAAAGATGCTACATCTGACATGGCTATCATCTCTCGAAAGGGCAGCCAGCTCGTTCGTAAGCATCGTGAGCAGAAAGAACGCAAAAAG GCACAGCACAAACACTGGGAATTGGCAGGCACCAAGTTGGGGGACATCATAGGTATCAAGAAGACAGAGGATGAAGATATGTCTGGAGGCAAACCAGTAGGAGAGGATGGCAAAGTAGACTACAG AGCAGAGCAAAAATTTGCAGACCACATGAAAGAGAAGAGTGAGGCAAACAGTGACTTTGCTAAGAAGAAGAGCATCCTGGAGCAGAGACAGTACCTGCCTATTTTTGCTGTTAGACAGCAACTTCTCAACATTATAAG GGACAACAGTATAGTGATTGTTGTTGGGGAGACAGGGAGTGGGAAGACCACCCAGCTGACCCAGTACCTGCACGAGGATGGTTACACCAGCTATGGCATGGTGGGTTGCACTCAGCCCCGAAGAGTGGCAGCCATGAGTGTGGCCAAGAGAGTCAGCGAGGAGATTGGCACCAACCTCGGAGAGGAG GTGGGCTATGCAATCCGCTTTGAGGACTGCACTTCTGAGAACACAATGATAAAGTACATGACAGATGGAATCCTGCTGAGGGAGTCACTGAGAGAGTCAGACTTGGACCACTACAGCGCTGTGATAATGGACGAAGCTCACGAACGATCCCTGAATACAGATGTGCTATTTGGCCTGCTTCGTGAG GTGGTCTCTCGGCGCACTGATTTGAAACTCATAGTCACTTCTGCAACTATGGACTCGGACAAATTTGCAGCATTTTTTGGCAACGTACCCATATTTCATATTCCAGGAAGAACTTTTCCTGTGGACATCTTGTTTAGTAAG ACACCTCAGGAGGACTATGTGGAGGCAGCTGTGAAGCAGGCGCTGCAGATCCACCTCAGTGGAATGATGGGAGACATCCTCATCTTTATGCCAGGGCAAGAGGACATCGAG gtgaCCTCTGATCAGATCGTGGAGCGACTGGAAGCGCTGGAGAATGCTCCTGCTCTTGCTGTGCTGCCCATTTACTCGCAGCTTCCATCTGACCTGCAGGCCAAAATCTTTCAGAAG GCTCCTGATGGTGTAAGAAAATGCATTGTTGCTACAAACATTGCTGAAACCTCCCTCACAGTGGATGGCATTATGTTTGTCGTGGATGCAGGATATTGCAAACTCAAG GTTTTCAATCCTCGCATTGGAATGGATGCTCTCCAAGTATATCCCATTAGCCAGGCTAATGCCAACCAACGTGCTGGTCGAGCCGGACGTACAGGACCAGGGCAGTGTTACAG GCTGTACACTCAGAGTGCTTACAAGAATGagatgctgacaaccaccatacCAGAAATCCAGAGGACCAACCTGGCCAATGTAGTTCTTCTATTGAAGTCTTTGGGGGTTCAGGACTTGCTCCTTTTTCATTTCATGGATCCACCACCTGAGGACAACATGCTCAATTCTATGTACCAACTGTGGATCCTGGGAGCTCTGGACAACACAG gaGCATTGACACCAACAGGACGTATGATGGTAGAGTTTCCACTCGACCCTGCACTGTCCAAGATGCTGATTGTGTCTTGTGACATGGCCTGCAGTGCTGAGATCCTCATCATTGTGTCCATGTTGTCTGTGCCAGCCATCTTCTACAGACCTAAG GGTCGTGAGGAAGAAAGTGACCAGGTGAGGGAGAAGTTTTCAGTCCCAGAGAGTGACCATCTCACTTACCTCAACGTCTACACACAGTGGAAGAACAACAATTACTCGAGCATCTGGTGTAACGACCACTTTATCCACACCAAGGCCATGCGCAAG GTGCGTGAGGTGCGCTCCCAGTTAAAGGACATCATGGTGCAACAGAGGATGAACCTGGTTTCCTGCGGCTCAGACTGGGACATCATCAGAAAGTGCATCTGCGCCGCTTACTTCCACCAGGCTGCGAAGCTCAAG GGCATTGGTGAATATGTGAATGTGAGGACAGGCATGCCATGTCACCTCCATCCTACCAGCTCTCTCTTTGGAATGGGCTACACACCAGACTACATCATCTACCATGAGCTAGTCATGACCACAAAG GAGTACATGCAGTGTGTGACGGCAGTGGACGGGGAGTGGCTGGCAGAACTTGGGCCCATGTTTTACAGCATTAAACACGCCGGAAAAAGCAGACAG GAAAACCGTCGGCGGGCAAAAGAGGAACTCAccaacatggaggaggagatggcaCTGGCTGAAGAGCAGCTGCGAGCACGTCGAGAAgagcaagagaagaagaacaacatTGGCAGTGTTAA GGCGGTGAAAATCTGCACACCAGGACGAAGAGAACAGGCCCCCAtgacacccagacacacacctgcccGCTTTGGACTGTAA
- the cyb5b gene encoding cytochrome b5 type B — MDEEIKHTGSGPADNTCLEENGETGDSGVKYYTLEEIRLHNMSSDTWLIIHDKVYDITGFLEEHPGGEEVLLEQAGADATESFEDVGHSTDAREMLQQYYIGELHMDDRKKATVKQVPVTNSGESSGSWTMWLIPAVAAAAAGVLYRFFLFEHKSS; from the exons ATGGATGAAGAAAttaaacacacaggcagtggACCTGCTGATAACACATGCTTGGAGGAAAACGGCGAAACTGGAGACAGCGGTGTAAAGTATTACACACTGGAAGAAATAAGACTACATAATATGAGCAGTGACACATGGCTCATCATCCACGATAAAGTATACGACATTACAGGTTTTCTTGAGGAG catcCAGGGGGTGAGGAGGTTTTGCTGGAGCAGGCAGGTGCAGATGCAACGGAGAGTTTTGAGGATGTGGGTCATTCCACAGATGCCAGAGAGATGCTCCAGCAGTATTACATTGGTGAACTTCACATG gaTGACAGAAAAAAGGCGACAGTGAAG CAGGTACCAGTCACAAATTCAGGAGAGTCCAG CGGCTCCTGGACCATGTGGTTAATAccagctgttgcagcagctgcGGCTGGTGTTTTGTATCGCTTCTTTCTGTTTGAACACAAGTCATCTTGA